In Argiope bruennichi chromosome 4, qqArgBrue1.1, whole genome shotgun sequence, a single window of DNA contains:
- the LOC129965618 gene encoding vacuolar protein sorting-associated protein 51 homolog, producing MDREEFNPDLCMLRITEDCNLQQIVSKKNHLDMEIRSIAGGIQNMLYDNYTKFLIASEVISKIKNDFERMEKDVNSLESEMNSIGNLSSRIVQSLQPTKNKKLRLIKSKESNERLAILVDLIPNLKEYIEQGGFAAAAKHYLKAKHLLEQHKNLTSLKGIIKESLDIAFYIQEKLRDKLDCCVYSKEEIIEIMNLILDLGKAENEVLQDFLFISRNNLTCVIQKIRTNCFCSIGGDGCATNAEIDRCSDYSCTYIDTLSKIVEIVQGVFSAKPTTLHWSSILTDFVEDNTQQLFLLARAAFKNQFSNMNDECLANCMDHLYRKIYECNIHVPKIATFEKSADVILDICIDRCDYHLHRMKQDFRSCLRSLKEKLSSEHTSDDLLALMDTTVREILANSLHSLCYFISPEHKFSRNVYFRKKFCKSLARERVFVPFLLDMNDDILRNIYTSRMSDDISLKMCMLFAKYVLQLHQKQVHNFLNFVDVRLHSSTENITLTSASDIVNKYKKTAEKIISHYIEVRQSRMSSMFRHSMESKNWSMTREPWKVSAVVRRALEDFYATVKETETLVEFTTSAACDRGSESGKSTYRSSLSRTSSPVSSSADDRIMIRIHKLFPKPSAVSEAAEFSNYYILHCIMKMTLKSLLEYARQRTFSRFGLQQVQVDVQCLRLHVSQYLKNELDIETLFDDIISNCYSRAIDPEFMNPYVVSSLCQAFLI from the coding sequence ATGGACCGAGAAGAATTCAACCCTGATCTCTGCATGCTGAGGATCACCGAAGATTGCAACCTTCAACAAATAGTGTCCAAAAAGAATCATCTGGACATGGAAATTAGAAGCATCGCTGGTGGAATTCAAAATATGCTGTACGATAACTACACCAAATTCCTTATTGCATCAGAAGTCATATCTAAGATAAAAAACGATTTCGAAAGAATGGAAAAGGACGTAAATTCCTTGGAATCCGAAATGAATTCCATCGGGAATTTGAGTTCGCGGATCGTGCAAAGCTTGCAGCCCACTAAAAACAAAAAACTAAGATTGATTAAATCCAAAGAAAGTAATGAGAGACTTGCCATACTGGTGGACCTTATTCCAAACCTGAAGGAATACATAGAGCAGGGTGGTTTTGCCGCAGCCGCTAAGCACTATTTGAAAGCCAAACACTTGCTGGAGCAACACAAAAATCTGACATCTCTTAAAGGAATTATTAAAGAGAGCTTGGATATCGCGTTCTACATTCAAGAAAAGTTAAGGGATAAGTTAGATTGCTGTGTTTATAGCAAAgaagaaattatagaaatcatGAACTTGATATTAGATTTGGGGAAAGCAGAAAATGAAGTTTTGCaggatttcttatttatttcgaGGAATAATCTCACTTgtgtaattcaaaaaataagaacaaactgTTTTTGTAGTATCGGTGGAGATGGTTGTGCGACGAACGCCGAAATCGACAGATGTTCTGACTACAGTTGCACTTATATCGATACGttatcaaaaattgttgaaatcgtTCAAGGAGTCTTTTCAGCAAAGCCCACCACACTTCACTGGAGTTCAATTCTAACGGATTTCGTGGAGGACAACACTCAACAACTCTTTCTTCTAGCAAGAGCTGCTTTCAAAAACCAATTCAGCAATATGAATGACGAATGCCTAGCTAACTGTATGGACCATCTTTACCGTAAAATTTACGAATGTAACATTCATGTGCCGAAAATTGCAACATTTGAGAAAAGTGCTGACGTCATCTTAGATATATGCATTGACAGATGTGATTACCACCTTCACAGAATGAAGCAAGATTTCCGGTCATGTTTGCGCAGCCTGAAAGAAAAACTGAGCAGTGAGCACACATCCGATGATTTGCTCGCTCTGATGGATACAACAGTCCGCGAAATTTTAGCAAACTCTCTGCACTCGCTGTGTTATTTTATAAGTCCGGAACATAAGTTCAGCAGAAATGtgtattttcgaaaaaaattttgcaaatctcTTGCCAGAGAAAGAGTATTTGTTCCGTTTCTCCTAGACATGAACGACGACATTCTAAGAAACATTTACACATCGAGAATGAGCGATGATATTTCTCTGAAGATGTGTATGTTGTTTGCAAAATATGTGCTACAATTACATCAGAAACAAGTACATAACTTTTTAAACTTCGTGGATGTACGACTTCACTCCTCTACTGAGAATATAACATTAACATCGGCGTCCGACAttgttaacaaatataaaaagactGCAGAGAAAATAATCAGTCACTATATCGAAGTTAGGCAGAGCCGTATGTCAAGTATGTTTAGGCATAGTATGGAGAGCAAAAACTGGTCGATGACAAGAGAGCCTTGGAAAGTGAGTGCGGTTGTTAGAAGAGCCTTGGAAGACTTTTACGCTACGGTCAAAGAAACTGAAACTCTTGTTGAATTCACAACATCAGCAGCCTGTGACAGGGGCAGTGAGAGCGGGAAATCAACATACCGTAGTTCTTTGTCGCGAACGAGTTCGCCCGTAAGCAGCTCTGCTGACGACAGAATAATGATCCGCATTCATAAACTATTTCCGAAGCCATCCGCTGTTTCAGAAGCAGCGGAATTTTCCAACTATTACATCTTGCATTGCATCATGAAAATGACCTTGAAATCTCTCCTGGAATATGCACGCCAAAGAACATTCAGCCGGTTCGGTCTGCAACAAGTACAAGTTGATGTTCAATGTCTAAGGCTACACGTTTCGCAATACTTGAAGAACGAGCTGGATATCGAAACACTCTTTGATGACATAATTTCCAACTGCTACAGCCGGGCCATTGATCCAGAATTCATGAATCCTTACGTTGTTTCATCCTTGTGTCAGGCTTTCTTGATCTGA